A window of the Arenibacter algicola genome harbors these coding sequences:
- a CDS encoding ABC transporter permease — protein MNRFLGFIKKEFYHILRDRRSLFILFGMPIVQVMLFGFAITNEINNVDIAILDHSKDVNTKEIINKIATSKYFSIKGFISHEDEIEPTFRKGKIKAVLNFEKDFSKNLVTQKKATVQILTDATDPNTANTISNYIGSILQNYQQELNQGLKLPYQIIPKTRMVFNPELKSVYMFVPGVMTIILMLVSAMMTSISITKEKELGTMEILLVSPLNPFQVIVGKVVPYILLSIINAVVIILLSIYVFKMPVEGSLFLLGAESTLFIINALSLGILISTVAATQQAAMMTSLMGLMLPVILLSGFIFPISSMPLPLQMISNIIPAKWFIIIIKGIMLKGVGLAYVWKETLILIGMTIFFIGLSVKKYKIRLE, from the coding sequence ATGAACAGATTTTTAGGATTCATCAAAAAGGAATTTTACCATATTTTAAGGGACAGGCGTTCATTGTTTATCTTGTTCGGCATGCCCATAGTGCAGGTGATGCTTTTTGGTTTTGCCATTACCAACGAGATAAATAATGTAGATATTGCCATTTTGGACCATTCCAAAGATGTAAATACCAAAGAGATCATAAATAAAATAGCGACTTCAAAATATTTCAGTATCAAAGGGTTTATAAGCCATGAGGATGAGATTGAACCTACCTTTAGAAAAGGCAAAATAAAGGCAGTACTCAATTTTGAAAAGGATTTTAGCAAGAACCTGGTTACCCAAAAAAAAGCCACCGTTCAAATTCTTACGGATGCCACCGATCCCAATACGGCGAATACGATAAGCAATTATATAGGGTCTATTTTACAGAATTACCAACAGGAATTAAATCAAGGACTAAAGCTTCCTTACCAAATAATACCAAAAACAAGGATGGTATTTAATCCTGAACTAAAAAGTGTATATATGTTTGTGCCTGGGGTTATGACCATTATCCTAATGCTGGTATCGGCCATGATGACCTCGATATCTATTACCAAGGAAAAGGAATTGGGAACCATGGAAATTTTGCTGGTATCTCCCCTAAACCCGTTCCAAGTTATTGTGGGCAAGGTAGTTCCTTATATTTTGCTGTCCATTATTAACGCCGTGGTAATTATTCTTTTGAGCATTTATGTTTTTAAAATGCCGGTGGAGGGCAGCTTGTTTTTATTGGGGGCGGAGAGTACTTTATTTATCATAAATGCACTGTCGTTGGGCATTCTAATCTCCACAGTTGCGGCGACCCAACAGGCGGCCATGATGACCTCATTAATGGGGCTGATGTTACCGGTTATATTATTGTCGGGTTTTATTTTTCCTATCTCCAGTATGCCTTTACCATTACAGATGATCAGTAATATAATTCCTGCCAAATGGTTTATAATTATCATAAAGGGAATTATGCTAAAAGGAGTGGGATTGGCCTACGTCTGGAAAGAAACTTTAATATTGATTGGAATGACCATATTTTTTATAGGCTTGAGCGTAAAAAAATATAAAATAAGATTGGAGTGA
- a CDS encoding ABC transporter ATP-binding protein — protein sequence MTVDNMIQVENLTKMFGEFTAVNNISFEVGKGEVFGFLGANGAGKTTAMKMLIGISEPTHGNATVAGYNVLTHAEQVKRNIGYMSQRFSLYNDLTIKENIVFFGGIYGLSSADIKEKSQAMINELGLHDMADSLVGSLPLGWKQKVAFSVAMLHNPKIIFLDEPTGGVDPITRRQFWEMIYKQANRGVTIFVTTHYMDEAEYCDRVSIMVAGKIEALDTPKNLKRQFQVDSMNRVFLRLARNIE from the coding sequence ATGACAGTAGATAATATGATACAGGTCGAGAACTTGACCAAAATGTTCGGGGAATTCACCGCTGTAAATAACATCTCTTTTGAGGTGGGAAAAGGTGAGGTTTTTGGATTTTTGGGTGCCAATGGGGCCGGAAAGACAACAGCTATGAAAATGTTGATCGGAATTTCTGAACCTACCCACGGTAATGCCACCGTGGCTGGATATAATGTGCTTACACATGCTGAGCAAGTAAAAAGGAATATTGGGTATATGAGCCAACGCTTCTCCCTGTACAATGATTTGACCATTAAGGAAAATATTGTCTTTTTTGGGGGCATATATGGCTTGTCATCTGCGGACATCAAAGAAAAGTCACAGGCCATGATCAATGAATTGGGATTGCATGATATGGCCGATTCCCTAGTAGGTTCCCTCCCTTTGGGGTGGAAGCAAAAAGTGGCTTTTTCAGTTGCAATGCTCCACAATCCAAAAATTATTTTTTTGGATGAACCCACTGGTGGAGTAGACCCCATTACCAGACGCCAATTTTGGGAAATGATCTATAAGCAGGCCAATAGAGGGGTTACCATTTTTGTAACTACCCATTATATGGATGAGGCCGAATATTGTGATCGGGTGTCCATAATGGTAGCTGGAAAGATAGAGGCTTTGGACACGCCAAAGAATCTAAAACGTCAGTTTCAAGTGGATTCCATGAACCGGGTATTCCTAAGATTGGCAAGGAACATAGAATAA
- a CDS encoding ABC transporter ATP-binding protein, whose protein sequence is MSIILNNISKSYNKVKAVDDISFEVKPGELFGLIGPDGAGKTTLFRILTTLLIQDKGNATVAGFDVLKQYKDIRNHVGYMPGRFSLYQDLTVEENLNFFATIFGTTIAENYDLIKDIYVQIEPFKDRRAGKLSGGMKQKLALCCALIHKPKVLFLDEPTTGVDPVSRKEFWEMLKRLQQKDITILVSTPYMDEAELCDRIALITNGKILQINMPQEIIASFPKKIFKVRSANTYQLIEDLRVYPETHSAYPFGEYLHFTPRSEAFRPMDLTKYLEERQHKEIEVKETVATIEDTFMDLSKANE, encoded by the coding sequence ATGAGCATCATACTAAACAATATCAGCAAATCGTACAACAAAGTAAAAGCTGTGGACGATATTTCCTTTGAGGTAAAGCCAGGGGAACTGTTCGGACTGATAGGTCCGGACGGGGCAGGAAAGACAACACTTTTCCGAATCTTGACCACCTTACTGATTCAGGATAAGGGAAATGCTACTGTTGCCGGATTTGATGTTCTAAAGCAATACAAGGATATCAGAAATCACGTGGGCTATATGCCGGGGAGGTTTTCCTTATACCAAGACCTTACGGTGGAAGAAAATCTTAATTTTTTCGCTACTATTTTTGGAACTACAATAGCGGAGAACTATGATTTGATCAAGGATATCTATGTCCAAATAGAACCATTTAAAGATCGTAGGGCAGGAAAATTATCGGGTGGGATGAAACAAAAACTGGCCCTCTGCTGTGCTTTGATCCATAAACCCAAGGTGTTGTTTTTGGATGAGCCTACCACAGGGGTAGATCCCGTTTCCCGTAAAGAGTTTTGGGAGATGTTAAAACGGTTACAGCAAAAGGACATCACTATTTTGGTATCTACTCCATATATGGATGAAGCTGAACTTTGTGATAGGATTGCGCTGATCACCAACGGAAAAATATTGCAGATCAACATGCCCCAGGAAATTATCGCATCGTTCCCAAAGAAAATATTTAAGGTACGTAGTGCCAATACCTATCAATTAATCGAAGACTTAAGAGTTTACCCAGAAACCCATAGCGCGTATCCCTTTGGAGAATATCTTCATTTTACCCCTAGGTCCGAAGCATTTAGGCCAATGGATTTAACCAAATATTTGGAGGAAAGACAGCATAAGGAGATTGAGGTTAAAGAGACCGTGGCAACTATTGAGGATACCTTTATGGATCTATCTAAAGCAAACGAATAG